GTGTCCTAGCGGCGTGTTGACCTGATCGTCGATGCCCTGCACCAGGGTCAGCTTGGTGATCAGTTTGGTGAAGCCCAGCGACGCGCCGCGCAGCACGAACAGCATGGCGAGCGTCACGATGAAGCTCGGCAGGCCGGTCCGCAGCACCAGCCAGCCGTTCAGCCAGCCGATGGCCGCCGCGACGGCGAAGGTGATGGGAATGGCCACGATCAGGGGCAGGTGCCCGTGGTCCGGGTGGATCAGCAGCGCCAGCACGATTCCCGCCGCGCCGAGCATGGACCCGACCGACAGGTCGAACTCGCCGCCGATCATCAGCAGGCCCACGAACACGGCCACGATGCCGACCTGCGCGGCCACCTCCAGGTAATTCACGGTGCCGCTCAGCGACAGGAAGCCGGAGCGTCCGGCGGCGAGGGTGAAGATCACGAAGACGAGCAGCAGCCCGGCCAGCGCCCCGAACTCCGGCCGGGAGAGCAGGCGCTGCCACGGGCTGCGGGGGGCCAGGCGCTCGTCGGGAGCGGCGGTGCGGGCGGTCATGGCGTCTCCGTCGTCATGGGCGTGGGGTCATCGGTGTGGTCATGGATGCTCCTGCGGGCGGGGGAGGCCACGGCGGACCTTCCCCGCCCGGCGGTCTCAGCGGATGCCCTTCTTGGCGAGGTCGACGACCTGCTTGGCATTCTGCGGCGTCACGAAGCCGGGGCCGGTGTAGATGATGTCGCTGGCGGTCATCAGGCCGTAGCGCTTGTAGTTGGTGAGCAGCACGACCGGCAGGTAGCCCTGCAGCCATTGCTGTTGGTCAATAGCGAAGGTCATCTTGTTCGCGCTCAGGGCGTTCAGCACGCCGGTGCTCAGGTCGAAGGTGCCGAACTTGACCTTGCTGAGCATGTTGCCGGCTTCCAGCGCCGACAGCACTGGCTCGGCCGCCGAGGGGCCCAGCGTGAGGATGCCGTTCGTCGTGGGGTTTTTCTGCATGTACGCGGTGACGGCGTTGCGGATGGCCGTGGGATCCCCGATCTTCACGGGCAGCACGTCGCCCTTGCTGCCCAGGCCGTCGAAGAAGCCCTTGCAGCGTGCGTCGAGCGAGGCGTTCCCGACTTCCTGGTTGATGCACACGGCCTTGGTGACGCCCAGCGCCTTCATGCGCTTGCCCGCCCCGACGCCGGCCGGGTACTCGTCCTGCCCGACGTGCGCGAGGATGCCGAGGCTGGCGGCCACGTCGCTGCCGGAGTTCATGGACACGACCGGAATACCGGCCTTCACGGCCCGCTGGATGGCGGCCGAGAGGGCGGTCTTGTCGGGAATGGTCACGATCAGGCCGTCGGGTTTGCTGGCCACGGCCGCGTCGATCAGCTGGCTCATGCGCACCATGTCGAAGGTGTCCGGTGCGCGCCACTCGACCCGGACGCCCATCTCCTTGGCCGCTTCCTCGGCTCCGTTTTTCGCGACGCTCCAGAAGGGATCGGCGGCCTGCCCGTGCGACACGACCACGATACGGATGTTCTGGGCGGCGGAGGTGGACGCGAGGGCGAGCAGGCCGAGCAGTGCGAGTGTCTTCATGTGGATCTCCCGATGCGCTGAGTGAGGGCGGGGGGTGAACTGGCCGGAGCCAGGGACGACCGAGATGAGATGTTCACAAACGTTTGCAGATAATGAGTGGAGGACGGCAACAGGTCATCGTTATGGCGGCGCCACCGACCCGCGCGCGATGAACGGCGCGTCGAGCCGCACGTGGTGGGGCACGTCACCGTCGGCCAGGGCCGCGATCAGCACCTCGCACGCGCGGACGCCCAGCTCGTAGGTGGGCTGCGCGACCACGCTGATCGGCGGTTCGTGCAGCAGCATCAGGCGGGAATCGTCGAAGGACGTCAGCGAGATGTCGCGCGGCAGTTTCAGGCCCAGCGAGCGCATGGCGATGATGGCGCCCACGGCCATCTCGTGGTTGCTCACGAACAGCGCCGTGGGCCGCGCACCAGGGGAGACGTCCAGCAGCTCGAGGGCCGCCGCGCGACCACTGGGTTCCAGGTCGTTGCCGTAGCGGACCAGCGTCTCGTCGTAGGCCACGCCGCCCTCCGCGAGGGCGTCCCGGAAGCCCTGGTGACGTTCCTGCGCGGTACTAACGTGCAGTTGCCCGAAGATGGCCCCGATCCGCTGGTGCCCCTGCGCGATCAGGTGACGCACCGCGTCGCGGGCGCCCGCGCGGTTGTTGACCTGCACGGTATGCGCGCCGTCCATGCCGCTCTGACGGTCGAGTTCCACGACCGTCAGGCCCCTCAGGAGCTGGGCGTGCAGGGCGGTGTGCGCGCTGGGAATCAGGATCAGGCCCTGCGGCATGTGGCTGCGCAGAATGGACAGCGCCTCGCGCTCGCGGGCCGCCGAGTCGTCGCTGGTGAACAGGATGACGTTCAGGTCGTTGCGCTCGGCGGTGTCCTGCACGCCCTTGACCAGCGTGGCGTGAAAGGGATTCAGGTCCGTGACGACCAGGCCGATGGTGCGTGAGGTCTGCTGCTTGAGACTGCGCGCCACCTCGTTCTGCCGGAAGCCGGTCGCCTCGACGGCGTTCATGATCCGCCGGCGCGTGCGTTCGGCCACCAGCTCAGGCCGCGACAGGGCGCGTGACACCGTGGAGGGCGAGACTCCGGCAAGGGCAGCGATCTCAGCGAGACGGTTCACGGTCAAGCGCGCACTCCAAAAAACATGAGAAGCCTACAAACGTTTGCGCTGACTCATGCAAAAAGAGTGGCGCACGCGACACGGCGCGGGGAAGCAGTCGATGTTGAACTTCCCACAGCCTACGCAGCCGCGGCAGGACCTGTCAATGTGTGACCGTGGGTCAGCAGCCCGCGGGCCTGGTGTCCGGGCCGGTGGTGACCAGTGGTCCACGCTGCCGCGCGCTTCCCGGGACCTGACAGCGGACCCGCCGCCGTCAATGCCGTGCCAGCGCGCTCCGAGCAGACAAGCTCACAGGACGGCCAGGAAGGCCCCTCGGACGCGTGCCGAGGGGTACAGGACCCGGGAATTCACGTCACCAGCCGGCCAGCTCGTCCTTCAGGTCGTCCACCGCGAGCAGGGCGTAGCCCCGGCGGGTCGTGTCCACCGACGCGTGGCCCAGGTGGGCGGCGACCCGGCCGAAATCCCGCACCTGCTGGAGCAGCCGCGTGCCCGAATACTTGCGCCCCGGGTGGAACCCCCGGAACTCCACGCCCGCGCGCCGGAACGCCCGGCCGAGGTGGTAGCGCGCCGCCTGCTGCGTGGCGTAGCGGAACACGAACTCCGGCGCGCGGCCCTCGGGGCGGTAGCGGCCGTGCTCCGGCCCACCCGGCGCGTGCAGCGCGCGGAAATGCCGGGCGGCCCGGGCCAGCCGGGCGCTCATCGCCACCCGCCGGGCCTTGCCGCCCTTGCCGTGGCGCACATGCAGGCGCCGCGCTCCCTCTTCGATGTCCGCCCACGTCAGCGCCAGCGCTTCACTGATCCTCAGGCCCGCGTGGGCGACCAGCAGCAGCAAGAAGCCCTCGTGGAGGTCGGCGCCCTCCAGCACCTCCACGAGTTCGTCCTCGGTGTACGGCGGGCGTTTCTCCAGGCCGCTGGTCGGATCGCGCGGCACCCGCACGTCCCCCCAGGGATCGGCCTCGGTGGCGCCCGCCCAGCGCAGCGCCCGGTACAGGCAGCCCGCCGCCGCGACCTTGAGCTGCACGCCCGCCGGTGCGCGCCCCGCGCTCAGCATCGCCTGCACGTAGCGCTGCGCGTCATGCCGGCCCGGACGCAGCACGTTCACGGCGTGGTCTGTGGCGTACGCGACGAACTGCCGCACGCCCAGCGCGTAGGCCTCGACGGTGCGCGGACTGGTCAGCACGCCGCGCTGGCCCTGTTGGGACAGGTACGCCAGCGTCAGCGACACCAGCACGTCCACGTCCTTGTCGCCGGCCGCCCGGACCGCCCGGCGCTTCAGGTCCTCGTCTGTCAGGGCGAGCCATTCGTCCGCGCGGGCGAGCGCCGTGCCGCGGAAGCGGTCGAGGGTCATGCCGGGCAGCGTAGCATCTTTTCACCTAACAGATCTTAGGTGAAAAAGTCTGGGGATCTGGCCGAGACGGTCGGACACCATGCGCCGTCCGCCATCTTCAGCTCCCCAGGTAGCTCGCGGTCAGGTCCGGATGCTGCGCGAGGTCGGCGGCCGGGCCGCTCAGCTTGACCTGTCCGGTCTCGAGGACGTACGCTCCGTCGCTGATCGCCAGGCTCGCGCGGGCGTTCTGTTCAACCAGCAGCACCGTGACGCCCTCGTCGCGCAGGCCGCGCACGATCTGGAGGATGTCGCGCACGATCAGCGGGGCGAGGCCCAGGGACGGCTCGTCCAGCAGCAGCAGGCGCGGCCGGGCCATCAGCGCCCGCCCGATGGCGAGCATCTGCTGCTCGCCGCCGGAGAGCGTGCCGGCCAGCTGCGAGCGCCGTTCCAGCAGGCGGGGAAAGCGGTGGTACACGCCGTCCAGATCGCTGCGCCACGGCTGCCGGCGGCGGCTGTACGCGCCCAGCACGAGGTTGTCGTGCACGCTCATGCTGGCAAACAGGTCACGG
This sequence is a window from Deinococcus metalli. Protein-coding genes within it:
- a CDS encoding ABC transporter permease; protein product: MTARTAAPDERLAPRSPWQRLLSRPEFGALAGLLLVFVIFTLAAGRSGFLSLSGTVNYLEVAAQVGIVAVFVGLLMIGGEFDLSVGSMLGAAGIVLALLIHPDHGHLPLIVAIPITFAVAAAIGWLNGWLVLRTGLPSFIVTLAMLFVLRGASLGFTKLITKLTLVQGIDDQVNTPLGHAFSGNLLGVPASVWWWLLLTAVMAVVLNTTRFGNWVFAVGGDANAARNVGVPVRRVKTILFMLTAMAATLVAIIQVTKYGSADVLRGTQLELNTVAAAVIGGCLLTGGYGSVIGASIGALILGMVQQGIIYTSVDSDWFQVMVGAMILGAVILNNALRSRAMLLRRKK
- a CDS encoding sugar ABC transporter substrate-binding protein, with product MKTLALLGLLALASTSAAQNIRIVVVSHGQAADPFWSVAKNGAEEAAKEMGVRVEWRAPDTFDMVRMSQLIDAAVASKPDGLIVTIPDKTALSAAIQRAVKAGIPVVSMNSGSDVAASLGILAHVGQDEYPAGVGAGKRMKALGVTKAVCINQEVGNASLDARCKGFFDGLGSKGDVLPVKIGDPTAIRNAVTAYMQKNPTTNGILTLGPSAAEPVLSALEAGNMLSKVKFGTFDLSTGVLNALSANKMTFAIDQQQWLQGYLPVVLLTNYKRYGLMTASDIIYTGPGFVTPQNAKQVVDLAKKGIR
- a CDS encoding LacI family DNA-binding transcriptional regulator produces the protein MNRLAEIAALAGVSPSTVSRALSRPELVAERTRRRIMNAVEATGFRQNEVARSLKQQTSRTIGLVVTDLNPFHATLVKGVQDTAERNDLNVILFTSDDSAAREREALSILRSHMPQGLILIPSAHTALHAQLLRGLTVVELDRQSGMDGAHTVQVNNRAGARDAVRHLIAQGHQRIGAIFGQLHVSTAQERHQGFRDALAEGGVAYDETLVRYGNDLEPSGRAAALELLDVSPGARPTALFVSNHEMAVGAIIAMRSLGLKLPRDISLTSFDDSRLMLLHEPPISVVAQPTYELGVRACEVLIAALADGDVPHHVRLDAPFIARGSVAPP
- a CDS encoding tyrosine-type recombinase/integrase: MTLDRFRGTALARADEWLALTDEDLKRRAVRAAGDKDVDVLVSLTLAYLSQQGQRGVLTSPRTVEAYALGVRQFVAYATDHAVNVLRPGRHDAQRYVQAMLSAGRAPAGVQLKVAAAGCLYRALRWAGATEADPWGDVRVPRDPTSGLEKRPPYTEDELVEVLEGADLHEGFLLLLVAHAGLRISEALALTWADIEEGARRLHVRHGKGGKARRVAMSARLARAARHFRALHAPGGPEHGRYRPEGRAPEFVFRYATQQAARYHLGRAFRRAGVEFRGFHPGRKYSGTRLLQQVRDFGRVAAHLGHASVDTTRRGYALLAVDDLKDELAGW
- a CDS encoding ABC transporter ATP-binding protein; amino-acid sequence: MTGSDQPALLDVRDLHTRYGRVEALGGVSVSVPRGHIVSVIGANGAGKTTLMNAVMGLLPSQGTITYAGEDLRTVPLEGRVARGMSLVPERRDLFASMSVHDNLVLGAYSRRRQPWRSDLDGVYHRFPRLLERRSQLAGTLSGGEQQMLAIGRALMARPRLLLLDEPSLGLAPLIVRDILQIVRGLRDEGVTVLLVEQNARASLAISDGAYVLETGQVKLSGPAADLAQHPDLTASYLGS